A single region of the Changchengzhania lutea genome encodes:
- the porV gene encoding type IX secretion system outer membrane channel protein PorV: MKNHILLAIALTFIVKINAQETIIFPNQDRRVITTGVPFLLIAPDARAAAMGDMGVATSVDAFSQQWNSSKYAFSETKSGIGVSYTPYLSKLVNDIFLGNVTYFNRLDEKSAFAISLKYFSLGDIEFVTDEFSTALIQRPNEFTLDVSYALKLSDQFAMSVAMRYLRSDLKLDGVDGDATPASTFGVDVSGYYQSEEEAYSDFNGRWRMGFAIQNIGPKFKYDEGGVENFQPTNLRLGAGFDFIFDDYNKIGVTAEIGKLLVPTPPVYGYVDTDGDENQGNDEPTIIVEGKDPDVSFLSGMFQSFGDAPDGFSEELKEFTWSLGAEYLYQDSFAFRAGYFNESEEKGARKFLALGAGFKANVVNIDLSYLFSASKVQSPLENTLRFSLTFNIGAGEYVEY, encoded by the coding sequence ATGAAGAATCATATATTGCTAGCTATTGCCCTCACGTTTATTGTTAAAATAAATGCTCAAGAAACTATTATTTTTCCTAATCAAGATAGACGTGTTATAACAACGGGCGTTCCATTCTTACTTATAGCACCAGATGCTAGAGCTGCTGCCATGGGAGATATGGGGGTTGCCACATCTGTGGATGCCTTTTCCCAACAGTGGAATTCATCCAAATATGCATTTTCAGAAACTAAATCGGGTATAGGCGTTAGTTATACTCCGTATTTGAGCAAACTAGTAAATGATATTTTCTTAGGAAATGTTACGTATTTTAATCGATTAGATGAAAAAAGTGCATTTGCGATAAGTTTAAAATATTTCTCGCTAGGTGATATCGAATTTGTAACGGATGAGTTTTCTACAGCATTAATTCAACGACCAAATGAGTTCACTTTAGATGTATCTTATGCCTTAAAGCTTTCAGATCAATTTGCCATGTCTGTCGCTATGCGTTATTTGCGTTCAGATTTAAAGTTAGATGGGGTTGATGGTGATGCCACACCTGCAAGTACGTTTGGAGTTGATGTTTCTGGGTATTATCAGAGTGAAGAAGAAGCCTATTCAGATTTTAATGGCCGTTGGAGAATGGGATTTGCCATTCAAAATATTGGGCCAAAATTTAAGTATGATGAAGGTGGTGTCGAAAACTTTCAACCAACCAATTTACGTTTAGGGGCAGGTTTCGATTTTATCTTTGATGATTATAACAAAATAGGGGTCACTGCTGAAATAGGCAAGTTATTGGTGCCAACACCACCTGTATATGGTTATGTTGATACGGACGGTGATGAAAATCAAGGCAATGATGAGCCCACTATTATAGTGGAAGGAAAAGACCCCGATGTTAGTTTTTTAAGTGGGATGTTTCAATCTTTTGGCGATGCACCAGATGGTTTTAGTGAGGAATTAAAAGAGTTTACTTGGTCTTTAGGAGCTGAATACCTATATCAAGATTCATTTGCATTTAGAGCAGGTTATTTTAATGAAAGCGAAGAAAAAGGGGCGAGAAAGTTTTTAGCACTTGGTGCTGGTTTTAAAGCCAATGTGGTGAATATAGATTTATCGTACTTATTTTCAGCATCCAAAGTACAGAGTCCATTAGAAAATACGTTACGTTTTTCTCTAACCTTTAACATTGGAGCAGGAGAATATGTAGAATATTAA